The Toxorhynchites rutilus septentrionalis strain SRP chromosome 3, ASM2978413v1, whole genome shotgun sequence genome includes a region encoding these proteins:
- the LOC129774007 gene encoding uncharacterized protein LOC129774007 — MSLNNNVRDEDLFEINHAGKEATCRTCGKKITDLRKFSYQRHYRLVHKQLAVELQLRQEDDIPDFQPPPTKVPKIPIRMTQHTYMWSMTELVTANGLPLNLFRYPAFQRIARPLEEGFPCKLQYDGGKDNFKGGMWNK; from the exons ATGTCTTTGAATAATAACGTAAGAGACGAGGATTTATTCGAAATAAATCATGCGGGGAAGGAAGCGACCTGTAGAACATGCGGGAAGAAAATAACGGACCTGAGAAAATTCAGCTACCAGCGTCACTACAGGCTTGTGCACAAACAACTCGCGGTCGAATTGCAGCTTCGTCAAGAGGATGATATTCCCGATTTTCAACCTCCACCCACTAAGGTGCCGAAGATTCCGATCCGTATGACTCAGCACACGTATATGTGGTCCATGACAGAACTAGTAACTGCGAACGGTTTACCATTAAACTTATTTCGGTATCCGGCATTCCAAAGAATCGCCCGGCCACTCGAAGAAG GTTTTCCATGCAAACTTCAATACGACGGAGGGAAGGATAACTTTAAGGGCGGCATGTGGAACAAGTGA